A DNA window from Gasterosteus aculeatus chromosome 16, fGasAcu3.hap1.1, whole genome shotgun sequence contains the following coding sequences:
- the map3k19 gene encoding uncharacterized protein map3k19 isoform X1 produces the protein METLTDIRQANQEAARGSRRGGLSLPSLRDSSRRCSHLDPAGLPGLRSTRTACMPAPPQNRQRTRSVVAASPSSTALLSAAEPRQLSRSAPSIMEPLCSNAVMQAGAHSQTRLVFQDTVNEQKGPLLAQHPRMPKLLAPLTSQPRDIAALPVLKHRVPLKPISRIALCSRTWLRRERLFWGSPPTGLLITKGGSEESGSSSQSSSCDLEDEEYERDVCEGASGTRNMKLIGNRLAPHLNSVSRTEVGETQQHFKVLSKISSIPPIQGLAHDLDGEPIGCTNSHCEGKATNDSFIKYQYAQQDDTVNEESSITSKCKGENNNLGCPPKPDTKSNHGIFHMNNDQGESIASCEGTYRIYLQHIQPSRKTIRDSFCEEARADDPIPRREDVKLPSVSTDGAIKLFTPAGNLPRSHTDPRGEERRLRTVKHLLNKDRRTIVKSELRAVIQTTQLSLSVLAHKNRSILNRNKSKSNVKGSTQGKDKTRNAPELIISGETVTKLKSRLNSVKSVRCHIGTDSPGKKVSDQGKRASPDKINRAQQHAPEKELKSIGQLKRDGLPDPPRSKSSAAFTTSKDMLQEIQNGDEALAIHKVFFGPVYDNVRVYSSREKVKGRQVQSAPTRKTQQCYGVKHRPLKQAQRKSPKESLVISAKSKPKLAPSGMKAHIAAAPKKDTHKVKKDGHTKAELVPSKDVGICQSSYPETGLSTIEKTIKSNGKRLTTPAASFHDQDHSRPHMNMQEIRDPNRPAPEPVSSQSPQQPKIRTWMSSWGSNTIMSSVYQKFLDEVGDGPLTDDLLQCLAEELITLEERGVSTGPENLEFNGEKYNLSGKKTFLEDDSIDRAALLDGGLVVDDTTTWTKGEVLGRGAYGIVYCGLTSQGHLVAVKQVSLHSSDPDTANTAEYGRLQREVELLKNLRHANIVGFLGTSLYQHVVSIFMEYIPGGSIASILQRFGPLPERVLALYTHQILEGVAYLHLNRVIHRDLKGNNVMLMPTGVIKLIDFGCARRLSCLNHTASHSADLVKSVHGTPYWMAPEVINETGYGRKSDIWSVGCTVFEMATGKPPLAHMDKMAALFYIGARRGLMPTLPSGFSDHAKNFVKICLTSDQRLRPSADQLLKHSFIPKRETGAHAKNCCAHPEGLCG, from the exons ATGGAAACACTGACAGACATCAGGCAGGCAAACCAGGAGGCAGCGAGGGGAAGCAG GAGAGGAGGTTTGTCCCTACCGAGCCTGAGAGACAGCAGCAGACGCTGCAGCCATCTGGATCCTGCTGGCTTACCTGGTTTGCGGAGTACCAGGACCGCCTGTATGCCGGCTCCCCCCCAAAACAG GCAGAGGACAAGGAGTGTTGTTGCTGCATCTCCATCCTCCACCGCCCTGCTGTCCGCAGCCGAGCCCAGACAGCTCAGTCGTTCAGCCCCCAGCATCATGGAACCTCTGTGCTCAAACGCTGTGATGCAGGCCGGAGCACACAGTCAGACCC GACTGGTCTTCCAAGACACTGTAAATGAACAAAAG GGACCTTTGCTGGCGCAGCATCCCAGAATGCCCAAGCTGTTGGCCCCACTAACCAGCCAGCCCAGGGACATTGCTGCTCTGCCGGTGCTAAAGCACCGCGTTCCCCTGAAGCCCATCAGCCGGATCGCCCTTTGCTCCAGGACCTGGCTGAGGAGGGAAAGGCTGTTCTGGGGCAGCCCACCCACTGGCCTCCTTATTACTAAGGGTGGTAGTGAGGAAAGTGGATCCAGCAGCCAGTCGAGTTCATGCGACCTGGAGGATGAGGAATATGAGAGGGATGTGTGTGAGGGAGCTTCAGGGACAAGGAATATGAAGTTAATTGGAAACAGATTGGCCCCACATTTGAACAGCGTGAGCCGCACAGAAGTTGGGGAGACAcagcaacattttaaagttcTGTCAAAGATCAGTAGCATTCCACCCATCCAAGGGTTAGCCCATGACCTGGATGGAGAGCCTATCGGTTGTACAAACTCTCACTGTGAAGGCAAAGCCACCAATgactcttttattaaatatcaGTATGCCCAACAAGATGATACTGTGAATGAAGAATCATCTATCACATCTAAGTGTAAGggggaaaataataatttgggcTGCCCCCCAAAGCCTGACACCAAGAGTAATCATGGGATTTTCCATATGAATAATGACCAAGGTGAATCTATTGCATCCTGTGAAGGTACTTACAGAATCTACCTGCAGCATATACAACCATCAAGAAAAACAATAAGGGATTCCTTTTGTGAAGAAGCACGGGCAGATGATCCAATCCCTCGTCGGGAGGATGTAAAGCTACCCTCTGTCTCTACCGATGGGGCAATTAAATTGTTTACTCCAGCTGGAAACCTTCCACGGTCACATACAGATCccaggggagaggagaggaggttgAGGACCGTAAAGCATCTCCTGAACAAAGACAGGAGAACCATCGTAAAAAGTGAACTAAGAGCCGTCATTCAAACTACCCAGCTGTCCTTAAGCGTGCTTGCACACAAAAATCGAAGCATTCTCAATCGCAACAAGTCCAAAAGTAATGTGAAGGGCTCCACACAAGGTAAAGACAAAACAAGGAATGCCCCCGAGCTGATAATTAGCGGAGAGACTGTCACAAAACTCAAGTCCAGGCTCAATTCTGTTAAAAGTGTTCGTTGTCACATTGGCACCGACTCACCAGGAAAGAAGGTTTCTGATCAGGGCAAAAGAGCCAGTCCTGACAAGATAAACAGAGCTCAACAGCATGCACCAGAGAAGGAGCTGAAGAGCATTGGGCAGTTGAAGAGAGACGGTCTACCGGACCCCCCGAGGTCTAAATCTAGTGCGGCCTTCACCACCAGCAAAGACATGTTGCAGGAGATACAGAACGGGGATGAAGCTTTGGCCATTCACAAGGTGTTTTTTGGTCCTGTTTATGATAACGTACGAGTTTACAGCTCCCGCGAGAAAGTGAAGGGCAGACAAGTGCAGTCTGCTCCGACTAGGAAGACACAACAGTGCTATGGAGTCAAACATAGACCGTTGAAACAAGCGCAGAGGAAAAGTCCAAAGGAGAGCCTTGTGATTTCAGCTAAAAGCAAACCAAAACTGGCACCCTCCGGGATGAAAGCTCACATTGCAGCTGCTCCaaagaaggacacacacaaagtaaagaaGGATGGACACACAAAGGCCGAGTTAGTTCCTTCCAAAGATGTTGGAATTTGTCAGAGTAGTTATCCAGAAACTGGGTTGTCTACGATAGAGAAAACTATCAAATCGAATGGCAAAAGACTAACAACGCCAGCAGCTTCATTTCATGACCAGGACCATAGTCGCCCACACATGAATATGCAAGAAATAAGAGACCCAAACCGTCCGGCTCCTGAGCCCGTATCATCTCAAAGCCCTCAACAGCCAAAAATCAGAACTTGGATGTCATCGTGGGGCAGTAACACCATCATGTCATCGGTCTACCAGAAGTTCCTGGATGAGGTGGGGGACGGGCCGCTTACCGATGACCTGCTGCAATGTCTGGCCGAGGAGCTGATCACGTTGGAGGAGAGGGGTGTATCCACAGGACCTGAAAACCTTGAGTTCAACGGGGAAAAGTATAATTTATCAggaaaaaagacatttcttgAG GATGATTCAATTGACAGGGCTGCGCTGCTTGACGGTGGGTTGGTTGTAGATGACACCACCACATGGACAAAGGGTGAAGTACTTGGCAGAGGAGCGTATGGGATT GTCTACTGTGGCCTGACCAGTCAAGGCCACCTGGTTGCTGTGAAACAAGTGAGCCTCCATTCATCCGACCCCGACACTGCGAATACAGCCGAGTACGGCCGTCTGCAGAGGGAAGTCGAGCTGCTAAAAAACCTCAGACATGCCAACATTGTGGGCTTTCTGGGTACCTCGCTGTATCAGCATGTGGTTTCCATCTTCATGGAATACATCCCAGGGGGATCCATCGCCAGCATCCTTCAAAG GTTTGGTCCTCTGCCAGAGCGTGTCCTGGCTCTATACACCCATCAGATCCTTGAAGGGGTGGCCTACCTTCACCTGAACAGAGTGATTCATCGAGACTTAAAGGGCAACAACGTCATGCTGATGCCCACTGGCGTCATCAAGCTCATAGACTTTGGCTGCGCGCGCCGTCTCAGCTGCCTGAACCACACCGCCAGCCACAGCGCAGACCTGGTCAAGTCCGTGCACGGCACACCTTACTGGATGGCACCGGAG GTCATCAATGAAACAGGATATGGCAGGAAGTCGGACATATGGAGTGTGGGTTGCACAGTGTTTGAGATGGCCACAGGGAAACCACCGCTGGCGCACATGGACAAGATGGCCGCCTTGTTCTACATCGGCGCTCGGAGAGGGTTGATGCCCACCTTGCCGAGTGGATTTTCGGATCACGCAAAGAATTTTGTGAAAATCTGCTTGACCAG TGACCAAAGACTGCGGCCATCTGCAGACCAGCTGCTGAAGCATTCATTCATCCCCAAACGAGAGACCGGAGCACACGCAAAGAACTGCTGTGCTCACCCAGAGGGACTGTGTGGTTAG
- the map3k19 gene encoding uncharacterized protein map3k19 isoform X2: METLTDIRQANQEAARGSRRGGLSLPSLRDSSRRCSHLDPAGLPGLRSTRTACMPAPPQNRQRTRSVVAASPSSTALLSAAEPRQLSRSAPSIMEPLCSNAVMQAGAHSQTRLVFQDTVNEQKGPLLAQHPRMPKLLAPLTSQPRDIAALPVLKHRVPLKPISRIALCSRTWLRRERLFWGSPPTGLLITKGGSEESGSSSQSSSCDLEDEEYERDVCEGASGTRNMKLIGNRLAPHLNSVSRTEVGETQQHFKVLSKISSIPPIQGLAHDLDGEPIGCTNSHCEGKATNDSFIKYQYAQQDDTVNEESSITSKCKGENNNLGCPPKPDTKSNHGIFHMNNDQGESIASCEGTYRIYLQHIQPSRKTIRDSFCEEARADDPIPRREDVKLPSVSTDGAIKLFTPAGNLPRSHTDPRGEERRLRTVKHLLNKDRRTIVKSELRAVIQTTQLSLSVLAHKNRSILNRNKSKSNVKGSTQGKDKTRNAPELIISGETVTKLKSRLNSVKSVRCHIGTDSPGKKVSDQGKRASPDKINRAQQHAPEKELKSIGQLKRDGLPDPPRSKSSAAFTTSKDMLQEIQNGDEALAIHKVFFGPVYDNVRVYSSREKVKGRQVQSAPTRKTQQCYGVKHRPLKQAQRKSPKESLVISAKSKPKLAPSGMKAHIAAAPKKDTHKVKKDGHTKAELVPSKDVGICQSSYPETGLSTIEKTIKSNGKRLTTPAASFHDQDHSRPHMNMQEIRDPNRPAPEPVSSQSPQQPKIRTWMSSWGSNTIMSSVYQKFLDEVGDGPLTDDLLQCLAEELITLEERGVSTGPENLEFNGEKYNLSGKKTFLEDDSIDRAALLDGGLVVDDTTTWTKGEVLGRGAYGIVYCGLTSQGHLVAVKQVSLHSSDPDTANTAEYGRLQREVELLKNLRHANIVGFLGTSLYQHVVSIFMEYIPGGSIASILQRFGPLPERVLALYTHQILEGVAYLHLNRVIHRDLKGNNVMLMPTGVIKLIDFGCARRLSCLNHTASHSADLVKSVHGTPYWMAPEVDA; encoded by the exons ATGGAAACACTGACAGACATCAGGCAGGCAAACCAGGAGGCAGCGAGGGGAAGCAG GAGAGGAGGTTTGTCCCTACCGAGCCTGAGAGACAGCAGCAGACGCTGCAGCCATCTGGATCCTGCTGGCTTACCTGGTTTGCGGAGTACCAGGACCGCCTGTATGCCGGCTCCCCCCCAAAACAG GCAGAGGACAAGGAGTGTTGTTGCTGCATCTCCATCCTCCACCGCCCTGCTGTCCGCAGCCGAGCCCAGACAGCTCAGTCGTTCAGCCCCCAGCATCATGGAACCTCTGTGCTCAAACGCTGTGATGCAGGCCGGAGCACACAGTCAGACCC GACTGGTCTTCCAAGACACTGTAAATGAACAAAAG GGACCTTTGCTGGCGCAGCATCCCAGAATGCCCAAGCTGTTGGCCCCACTAACCAGCCAGCCCAGGGACATTGCTGCTCTGCCGGTGCTAAAGCACCGCGTTCCCCTGAAGCCCATCAGCCGGATCGCCCTTTGCTCCAGGACCTGGCTGAGGAGGGAAAGGCTGTTCTGGGGCAGCCCACCCACTGGCCTCCTTATTACTAAGGGTGGTAGTGAGGAAAGTGGATCCAGCAGCCAGTCGAGTTCATGCGACCTGGAGGATGAGGAATATGAGAGGGATGTGTGTGAGGGAGCTTCAGGGACAAGGAATATGAAGTTAATTGGAAACAGATTGGCCCCACATTTGAACAGCGTGAGCCGCACAGAAGTTGGGGAGACAcagcaacattttaaagttcTGTCAAAGATCAGTAGCATTCCACCCATCCAAGGGTTAGCCCATGACCTGGATGGAGAGCCTATCGGTTGTACAAACTCTCACTGTGAAGGCAAAGCCACCAATgactcttttattaaatatcaGTATGCCCAACAAGATGATACTGTGAATGAAGAATCATCTATCACATCTAAGTGTAAGggggaaaataataatttgggcTGCCCCCCAAAGCCTGACACCAAGAGTAATCATGGGATTTTCCATATGAATAATGACCAAGGTGAATCTATTGCATCCTGTGAAGGTACTTACAGAATCTACCTGCAGCATATACAACCATCAAGAAAAACAATAAGGGATTCCTTTTGTGAAGAAGCACGGGCAGATGATCCAATCCCTCGTCGGGAGGATGTAAAGCTACCCTCTGTCTCTACCGATGGGGCAATTAAATTGTTTACTCCAGCTGGAAACCTTCCACGGTCACATACAGATCccaggggagaggagaggaggttgAGGACCGTAAAGCATCTCCTGAACAAAGACAGGAGAACCATCGTAAAAAGTGAACTAAGAGCCGTCATTCAAACTACCCAGCTGTCCTTAAGCGTGCTTGCACACAAAAATCGAAGCATTCTCAATCGCAACAAGTCCAAAAGTAATGTGAAGGGCTCCACACAAGGTAAAGACAAAACAAGGAATGCCCCCGAGCTGATAATTAGCGGAGAGACTGTCACAAAACTCAAGTCCAGGCTCAATTCTGTTAAAAGTGTTCGTTGTCACATTGGCACCGACTCACCAGGAAAGAAGGTTTCTGATCAGGGCAAAAGAGCCAGTCCTGACAAGATAAACAGAGCTCAACAGCATGCACCAGAGAAGGAGCTGAAGAGCATTGGGCAGTTGAAGAGAGACGGTCTACCGGACCCCCCGAGGTCTAAATCTAGTGCGGCCTTCACCACCAGCAAAGACATGTTGCAGGAGATACAGAACGGGGATGAAGCTTTGGCCATTCACAAGGTGTTTTTTGGTCCTGTTTATGATAACGTACGAGTTTACAGCTCCCGCGAGAAAGTGAAGGGCAGACAAGTGCAGTCTGCTCCGACTAGGAAGACACAACAGTGCTATGGAGTCAAACATAGACCGTTGAAACAAGCGCAGAGGAAAAGTCCAAAGGAGAGCCTTGTGATTTCAGCTAAAAGCAAACCAAAACTGGCACCCTCCGGGATGAAAGCTCACATTGCAGCTGCTCCaaagaaggacacacacaaagtaaagaaGGATGGACACACAAAGGCCGAGTTAGTTCCTTCCAAAGATGTTGGAATTTGTCAGAGTAGTTATCCAGAAACTGGGTTGTCTACGATAGAGAAAACTATCAAATCGAATGGCAAAAGACTAACAACGCCAGCAGCTTCATTTCATGACCAGGACCATAGTCGCCCACACATGAATATGCAAGAAATAAGAGACCCAAACCGTCCGGCTCCTGAGCCCGTATCATCTCAAAGCCCTCAACAGCCAAAAATCAGAACTTGGATGTCATCGTGGGGCAGTAACACCATCATGTCATCGGTCTACCAGAAGTTCCTGGATGAGGTGGGGGACGGGCCGCTTACCGATGACCTGCTGCAATGTCTGGCCGAGGAGCTGATCACGTTGGAGGAGAGGGGTGTATCCACAGGACCTGAAAACCTTGAGTTCAACGGGGAAAAGTATAATTTATCAggaaaaaagacatttcttgAG GATGATTCAATTGACAGGGCTGCGCTGCTTGACGGTGGGTTGGTTGTAGATGACACCACCACATGGACAAAGGGTGAAGTACTTGGCAGAGGAGCGTATGGGATT GTCTACTGTGGCCTGACCAGTCAAGGCCACCTGGTTGCTGTGAAACAAGTGAGCCTCCATTCATCCGACCCCGACACTGCGAATACAGCCGAGTACGGCCGTCTGCAGAGGGAAGTCGAGCTGCTAAAAAACCTCAGACATGCCAACATTGTGGGCTTTCTGGGTACCTCGCTGTATCAGCATGTGGTTTCCATCTTCATGGAATACATCCCAGGGGGATCCATCGCCAGCATCCTTCAAAG GTTTGGTCCTCTGCCAGAGCGTGTCCTGGCTCTATACACCCATCAGATCCTTGAAGGGGTGGCCTACCTTCACCTGAACAGAGTGATTCATCGAGACTTAAAGGGCAACAACGTCATGCTGATGCCCACTGGCGTCATCAAGCTCATAGACTTTGGCTGCGCGCGCCGTCTCAGCTGCCTGAACCACACCGCCAGCCACAGCGCAGACCTGGTCAAGTCCGTGCACGGCACACCTTACTGGATGGCACCGGAGGTAGATGCATAG
- the map3k19 gene encoding uncharacterized protein map3k19 isoform X3 produces the protein METLTDIRQANQEAARGSRRGGLSLPSLRDSSRRCSHLDPAGLPGLRSTRTACMPAPPQNRQRTRSVVAASPSSTALLSAAEPRQLSRSAPSIMEPLCSNAVMQAGAHSQTRLVFQDTVNEQKGPLLAQHPRMPKLLAPLTSQPRDIAALPVLKHRVPLKPISRIALCSRTWLRRERLFWGSPPTGLLITKGGSEESGSSSQSSSCDLEDEEYERDVCEGASGTRNMKLIGNRLAPHLNSVSRTEVGETQQHFKVLSKISSIPPIQGLAHDLDGEPIGCTNSHCEGKATNDSFIKYQYAQQDDTVNEESSITSKCKGENNNLGCPPKPDTKSNHGIFHMNNDQGESIASCEGTYRIYLQHIQPSRKTIRDSFCEEARADDPIPRREDVKLPSVSTDGAIKLFTPAGNLPRSHTDPRGEERRLRTVKHLLNKDRRTIVKSELRAVIQTTQLSLSVLAHKNRSILNRNKSKSNVKGSTQGKDKTRNAPELIISGETVTKLKSRLNSVKSVRCHIGTDSPGKKVSDQGKRASPDKINRAQQHAPEKELKSIGQLKRDGLPDPPRSKSSAAFTTSKDMLQEIQNGDEALAIHKKFLDEVGDGPLTDDLLQCLAEELITLEERGVSTGPENLEFNGEKYNLSGKKTFLEDDSIDRAALLDGGLVVDDTTTWTKGEVLGRGAYGIVYCGLTSQGHLVAVKQVSLHSSDPDTANTAEYGRLQREVELLKNLRHANIVGFLGTSLYQHVVSIFMEYIPGGSIASILQRFGPLPERVLALYTHQILEGVAYLHLNRVIHRDLKGNNVMLMPTGVIKLIDFGCARRLSCLNHTASHSADLVKSVHGTPYWMAPEVINETGYGRKSDIWSVGCTVFEMATGKPPLAHMDKMAALFYIGARRGLMPTLPSGFSDHAKNFVKICLTSDQRLRPSADQLLKHSFIPKRETGAHAKNCCAHPEGLCG, from the exons ATGGAAACACTGACAGACATCAGGCAGGCAAACCAGGAGGCAGCGAGGGGAAGCAG GAGAGGAGGTTTGTCCCTACCGAGCCTGAGAGACAGCAGCAGACGCTGCAGCCATCTGGATCCTGCTGGCTTACCTGGTTTGCGGAGTACCAGGACCGCCTGTATGCCGGCTCCCCCCCAAAACAG GCAGAGGACAAGGAGTGTTGTTGCTGCATCTCCATCCTCCACCGCCCTGCTGTCCGCAGCCGAGCCCAGACAGCTCAGTCGTTCAGCCCCCAGCATCATGGAACCTCTGTGCTCAAACGCTGTGATGCAGGCCGGAGCACACAGTCAGACCC GACTGGTCTTCCAAGACACTGTAAATGAACAAAAG GGACCTTTGCTGGCGCAGCATCCCAGAATGCCCAAGCTGTTGGCCCCACTAACCAGCCAGCCCAGGGACATTGCTGCTCTGCCGGTGCTAAAGCACCGCGTTCCCCTGAAGCCCATCAGCCGGATCGCCCTTTGCTCCAGGACCTGGCTGAGGAGGGAAAGGCTGTTCTGGGGCAGCCCACCCACTGGCCTCCTTATTACTAAGGGTGGTAGTGAGGAAAGTGGATCCAGCAGCCAGTCGAGTTCATGCGACCTGGAGGATGAGGAATATGAGAGGGATGTGTGTGAGGGAGCTTCAGGGACAAGGAATATGAAGTTAATTGGAAACAGATTGGCCCCACATTTGAACAGCGTGAGCCGCACAGAAGTTGGGGAGACAcagcaacattttaaagttcTGTCAAAGATCAGTAGCATTCCACCCATCCAAGGGTTAGCCCATGACCTGGATGGAGAGCCTATCGGTTGTACAAACTCTCACTGTGAAGGCAAAGCCACCAATgactcttttattaaatatcaGTATGCCCAACAAGATGATACTGTGAATGAAGAATCATCTATCACATCTAAGTGTAAGggggaaaataataatttgggcTGCCCCCCAAAGCCTGACACCAAGAGTAATCATGGGATTTTCCATATGAATAATGACCAAGGTGAATCTATTGCATCCTGTGAAGGTACTTACAGAATCTACCTGCAGCATATACAACCATCAAGAAAAACAATAAGGGATTCCTTTTGTGAAGAAGCACGGGCAGATGATCCAATCCCTCGTCGGGAGGATGTAAAGCTACCCTCTGTCTCTACCGATGGGGCAATTAAATTGTTTACTCCAGCTGGAAACCTTCCACGGTCACATACAGATCccaggggagaggagaggaggttgAGGACCGTAAAGCATCTCCTGAACAAAGACAGGAGAACCATCGTAAAAAGTGAACTAAGAGCCGTCATTCAAACTACCCAGCTGTCCTTAAGCGTGCTTGCACACAAAAATCGAAGCATTCTCAATCGCAACAAGTCCAAAAGTAATGTGAAGGGCTCCACACAAGGTAAAGACAAAACAAGGAATGCCCCCGAGCTGATAATTAGCGGAGAGACTGTCACAAAACTCAAGTCCAGGCTCAATTCTGTTAAAAGTGTTCGTTGTCACATTGGCACCGACTCACCAGGAAAGAAGGTTTCTGATCAGGGCAAAAGAGCCAGTCCTGACAAGATAAACAGAGCTCAACAGCATGCACCAGAGAAGGAGCTGAAGAGCATTGGGCAGTTGAAGAGAGACGGTCTACCGGACCCCCCGAGGTCTAAATCTAGTGCGGCCTTCACCACCAGCAAAGACATGTTGCAGGAGATACAGAACGGGGATGAAGCTTTGGCCATTCACAAG AAGTTCCTGGATGAGGTGGGGGACGGGCCGCTTACCGATGACCTGCTGCAATGTCTGGCCGAGGAGCTGATCACGTTGGAGGAGAGGGGTGTATCCACAGGACCTGAAAACCTTGAGTTCAACGGGGAAAAGTATAATTTATCAggaaaaaagacatttcttgAG GATGATTCAATTGACAGGGCTGCGCTGCTTGACGGTGGGTTGGTTGTAGATGACACCACCACATGGACAAAGGGTGAAGTACTTGGCAGAGGAGCGTATGGGATT GTCTACTGTGGCCTGACCAGTCAAGGCCACCTGGTTGCTGTGAAACAAGTGAGCCTCCATTCATCCGACCCCGACACTGCGAATACAGCCGAGTACGGCCGTCTGCAGAGGGAAGTCGAGCTGCTAAAAAACCTCAGACATGCCAACATTGTGGGCTTTCTGGGTACCTCGCTGTATCAGCATGTGGTTTCCATCTTCATGGAATACATCCCAGGGGGATCCATCGCCAGCATCCTTCAAAG GTTTGGTCCTCTGCCAGAGCGTGTCCTGGCTCTATACACCCATCAGATCCTTGAAGGGGTGGCCTACCTTCACCTGAACAGAGTGATTCATCGAGACTTAAAGGGCAACAACGTCATGCTGATGCCCACTGGCGTCATCAAGCTCATAGACTTTGGCTGCGCGCGCCGTCTCAGCTGCCTGAACCACACCGCCAGCCACAGCGCAGACCTGGTCAAGTCCGTGCACGGCACACCTTACTGGATGGCACCGGAG GTCATCAATGAAACAGGATATGGCAGGAAGTCGGACATATGGAGTGTGGGTTGCACAGTGTTTGAGATGGCCACAGGGAAACCACCGCTGGCGCACATGGACAAGATGGCCGCCTTGTTCTACATCGGCGCTCGGAGAGGGTTGATGCCCACCTTGCCGAGTGGATTTTCGGATCACGCAAAGAATTTTGTGAAAATCTGCTTGACCAG TGACCAAAGACTGCGGCCATCTGCAGACCAGCTGCTGAAGCATTCATTCATCCCCAAACGAGAGACCGGAGCACACGCAAAGAACTGCTGTGCTCACCCAGAGGGACTGTGTGGTTAG